A section of the Plasmodium knowlesi strain H genome assembly, chromosome: 3 genome encodes:
- a CDS encoding eukaryotic translation initiation factor 3 subunit I, putative — protein sequence MKRKYLCGHNRPLTHVNTNYDGDLLFTTGRDKKFILWRLADGNQIGLYECSGAVYNSDVTYDSKRIVCSSAANKVYIFDVYTGETLTVIEESGPVRFVEFNKNPMDQSKIIVATDRLKVEHKRFIKLYDLRNNEVIWKQEYESRCIQVRWCFFDKLILSAHENGEIIIWNAEDGHQIRKIQAHSKEVTNMAFDKERMIMLTSSSDGTATLWDAINFEVINQYTTDRPLNTCDISPLFKNENNPKNHIILAGGQAAEYVTTTASGEGKFQTLLYDIVHANELGSIKGHFGTVHSIKFLPHGDGFVSGGEDGFARIYHFDKDYFIGKYD from the exons atgaagaggaaatatTTGTGTGGGCACAATCGCCCCCTGACGCATGTGAACACGAATTATGATGGGGACTTACTGTTTACCACAGGCAGG gataaaaaattcattctGTGGAGGTTGGCCGATGGGAATCAAATAG GACTTTACGAGTGCAGCGGTGCTGTGTACAACTCCGACGTGACGTACGACAGCAAGCGCATCGTGTGCTCCTCTGCCGCGAACAAGGTATACATATTTGATGTGTACACGGGGGAAACGCTCACTGTGATAGAGGAAAGTGGTCCAGTGCGGTTCGTGGAGTTTAACAAGAATCCAATGGACCAGAGCAAAATAATTGTTGCCACGGATAGACTGAAGGTGGAACACAAGCGATTCATCAAGTTATATGATTTAAGGAACAATGAGGTGATATGGAAGCAGGAGTACGAAAGTAGGTGTATCCAAGTCAGGTGGTGTTTTTTCGATAAACTTATTTTGTCAGCACACGAAAATGGGGAGATTATCATCTGGAATGCCGAGGATGGACATCagataagaaaaatacaGGCTCATTCAAAGGAGGTTACAAATATGGCATTCGACAAGGAAAGGATGATTATGCTGACATCCTCTTCTGATGGAACAGCCACGTTATGGGATGCAATAAATTTTGAGGTTATCAATCAGTATACAACGGACAGGCCACTAAACACCTGTGATATTTCTCCTCTATTTAAGAATGAAAACAACCCCAAAAATCACATAATTTTAGCAGGTGGTCAAGCCGCAGAATATGTTACAACGACTGCTTCGGGGGAGGGAAAATTTCAGACGCTTCTGTACGACATCGTCCACGCAAACGAGCTCGGAAGTATCAAGGGCCACTTCGGAACTGTGCACTCCATAAAATTTCTCCCACATGGAGATGGGTTTGTGTCCGGGGGTGAGGATGGTTTCGCAAGGATTTATCATTTCGATAAGGACTACTTTATTGGAAAGTACGACTAG
- a CDS encoding drug/metabolite transporter DMT2, putative, protein MKNEILYGTTFILFLVSYCFQPLLIDIIKYNGCGNSSTFIFLLPHYLSMIVVGFLPKKQKLNECKWMKIFFVSILDLINQVLKKIGLIYAGSALYIIIDSCTLIFTAIWRRLLLNKKINCFQFIGILLITFGIAIKSNNLKFEINKEEIIGVILIIVSNVLMGLTFVLNEKYMGEMEGQNIVCLMGIFSFCFVSLWTVIWTLPNFDHLIMENIKKKKGNINTIWLSFLGLFVFNFITSSTLWYIMKISGSLTVGILKGLKVAIIFLFSHIFFCKYDSKQCLNFHSSLSVFFCILGVLIYSYNEFLLILMSKVYMFTRPKVIV, encoded by the coding sequence atgaaaaatgaaatactaTATGGAACgacatttattttgttcctcGTCAGCTACTGCTTCCAGCCTCTACTCATAGACATTATAAAGTACAATGGGTGCGGCAACTCCAGCACGTTCATATTTCTGTTGCCACACTACTTGTCCATGATAGTTGTGGGCTTCTTACCGAAGAAACAAAAGTTGAATGAATGCAAATGGATGAAGATCTTTTTTGTATCCATCCTGGATTTAATAAATCAagtgttgaaaaaaataggattGATATATGCAGGCTCCGCTCTGTACATTATTATTGACAGCTGCACGTTAATATTCACAGCAATATGGAGGAGACTACTcctgaataaaaaaatcaactgTTTTCAGTTTATTggaattttattaataacaTTTGGCATAGCTATAAAGTCGAATAACCTTAAATTCGAAATaaacaaggaagaaattattggAGTCATTTTAATTATCGTCAGTAATGTCCTCATGGGACTAACATTTGTACTTAACGAAAAGTACATGGGCGAAATGGAAGGGCAGAACATCGTGTGCTTAATGGGCATATTCAGCTTTTGCTTTGTCAGCCTGTGGACAGTCATATGGACTCTCCCGAACTTTGATCATCTCATTAtggagaatataaaaaagaagaagggaaacATTAACACCATTTGGTTAAGTTTTTTGGGACTCTTCGTCTTCAACTTCATCACTTCGTCCACCCTGTGGTACATCATGAAGATTAGCGGTTCATTAACCGTTGGAATTCTCAAGGGACTCAAGGTCgccattatttttcttttcagtcatatttttttttgtaaatatgaTTCCAAGCAATGCCTCAACTTCCACTCATCcctttcagtttttttttgtattttaggGGTCCTCATATATTCGTATAATGAATTTCTGTTGATCCTCATGAGCAAGGTGTATATGTTCACACGACCGAAGGTCATTGTCTAG
- a CDS encoding SICAvar, type II, whose amino-acid sequence MAPSAASPSPSKTANGNQINEAETIKRGLEKLKYAFTDNLENFQPLLKKCQEGVTASSINGSPHKDVLCEYITSAVRGTYGNSRSKGQGRPGPGPGPGPAPVPGAGSGVHIWSGLKHTYRCNILRICMKYLMNNYCVEEKDITTILTAMEERVRKWTVGGDGKPDEKTKNRRYFDKCIKKSWKEEKSKENRLRCRVIKIIQQIETNTSGKWSPLKTLPGAASGTCSTITGNASNNKYGSDCSSQPNGTTAGGGGVSAGGGGGAGVVGNVGNNVDDDDDSDDDEEDDDDDDDDGVPTPSTAATSSLLGKGIGKNSQSLPGGSGKEGKGTFLSFPSLSSFPFDSIHPYLPLVPSILGIMTITYFLWKYFGQLGKIRRSRRAPLRIPGPSVQEQLLDHVEEAGPHEYRLVKERKPRSAPTRTKRSGRDPAGSGRVNRRTIIEIHFEVLDECQKGDTQLNQKDFLELLVREFMGSEFMEEEQVPKEEVLMEGVPMELVPMESVPSLGSGLLV is encoded by the exons ATGGCGCCGTCGGCGGCATCGCCGTCGCCGTCGAAGACGGCGAATGGCAACCAAATCAATGAAGCag agacAATAAAAAGAGGATTAGAGAAACTCAAATACGCATTTACTGACAACTTAGAGAACTTTCAGCCACTCCTTAAAAAATGTCAGGAGGGAGTAACTGCATCATCCATAAATGGTTCACCACATAAGGATGTTTTATGTGAATATATAACTTCTGCTGTTAGAGGTACTTACGGGAATAGTCGATCAAAGGGTCAAGGTCGTCCTGGTCCAGGACCTGGACCAGGACCTGCACCAGTACCTGGTGCAGGTTCTGGTGTCCACATTTGGAGTGGATTAAAACATACGTATCgttgtaatattttacgaatatgtatgaaatatttaatgAATAACTATTGTGTAGAAGAGAAGGATATTACAACCATTTTAACGGCTATGGAGGAACGAGTTAGGAAATGGACCGTGGGAGGGGATGGGAAGCCAGATGAAAAGACAAAGAATAGAAGGTATTTTGATAAATGCATAAAGAAGTcatggaaggaggaaaaaagtaaagaaaataGGTTAAGGTGTCGTGTAATTAAGATAATTCAACAAATTGAAACAAATACCTCCGGAAAATGGAGCCCATTGAAAACACTACCTGGTGCAGCAAGTGGAACTTGTTCCACCATAACAGGAAACGCATCTAACAATAAATATGGAAGTGATTGTTCATCACAACCAAACGGCACCACCGCCGGTGGCGGCGGCGTTTCCGCCGGAGGCGGAGGCGGCGCCGGCGTCGTCGGCAACGTCGGTAACAACGTCGACGACGACGATGACAGTGACGACGATGAGgaggacgatgatgatgacgatgatgatggtgtTCCTACTCCATCAACAGCAGCAACATCCTCCTTATTAGGAAAAGGGATAGGGAAGAATTCCCAATCCCTTCCTGGAGGCAGTGgcaaggaagggaagggaaccttcctttcctttccttccctttcttcttttcctttcgacTCGATTCATCCTTATCTTCCTTTAGTTCCTTCTATCCTTGGAATTATGACCATAACTTAtttcctttggaag TATTTTGGCCAACTGGGTAAAATAAGACGTTCCAGGAGAGCTCCTTTAAgaattcctggtccatctGTACAGGAACAgctcctcgatcatgtggaagaagctggtccacatgaatatcgattggtgaaggaacgaaaacctcgttctgctccaacaagaacgaaacgttccgGTCGCGATCCTGCTGGTAgtggtcgcgtgaatcgtcgaacaattattgaaattcattttgaagtgttggatgaatgtcaaaaaggggacacacaattgaaccagaaggattttctcgAACTTTTAGTTCgtgagttcatgggatcggaatttatggaagaagaacaggttcctaaggaggaggttcttatggaaggggttcctatggaacttgttcctatggaaagtgttccaagtttaggttccgggttactggtttag